A region of the Montipora foliosa isolate CH-2021 chromosome 8, ASM3666993v2, whole genome shotgun sequence genome:
ACCGGATGGAACCTGCGTGGGCCTTGCTTAGTGCCCATCCCATCTGCAGGGTTTCTTCGTCAGTTGATGATTCGGACGCTAACATAAATGGTGTAGATTTTTTCACAGCCACATCCACTGATGTAAATTTTGTTGCCCAGTCCTTTCTGATCTTGTCATATAAGCTTTCACTCTTCTTCGTCGTTTCTTGATTGCTGGTGTGCTTCCCTACGTCAAGGTGCTGTTCTAGATCTGAAAAGAACTCAAACACCTGCGTACAACCTGGAAATACACATTCAAAGAGAGCTGTATCTTTTTCCGCATTTGTACCACTGGGCAATTGTACATCCTTAGGCGTCTTAGTCTTGAGACGTCTTTCTTTAATTGGCTCGAAAAATGTTTTATCAGCGTCTTTTGTCATAAGGCCAGTCGCCTCTTGGTGTTTTAAATACATAGTGTCATAAGGAAAAAGCTTTCCTCGACCAATTTTATAGGCTCGTCTTGCTCTTATTCCTGAGCTCTCAAATGTGAAATTGTGGAAACCGCTAAAATGATCAATCTTCTTCACTTGAAGGCTCTTTTTCGATTCGTCTACCATATTCACTGAAGCGGAAGTTCCTCTGACAGGATGTTTCTGAAGAGCATCTCTCATGTCGGACGCAGACAGAATATCATTACCCTCGGAACAGTACGTTCGGACGGACGATTTTAGAGGACAGAGAATCCTGTCATAGGCTTACACTGCAACGCCAACCCTTTGTCCAATGTCACGAACCGCCGCGATCAAAAAGTTGCTGTGATAGCAACCCGCCTCATCAGACctcaaaaaaacactttttagcCCGGGTTGCTTCATTTTCACGTGTGTTAGAAGATCTTCAATTATTGATGCAACCGCGAACCAATCTTGGGTGCATTGATCAAATAAATGAGCGTAAGAAGTAACTTGGAGTTCTCCGGTCGAACGGTCACGCGATATCACGCTACTTATGTGCCAGCTCAGGCCCCTTTTCCCAAACCAATCACTCTGTTTTTCGCGGTATCTCATCTGAACAAATTTCATTGCCCAATCCATAATTATTAAGTTTGAGCTAGAGTCTAAATCTTTAAGGATATCTTGTTTTGCGCGCTCTTGATTTGCTGACCTCATAATATGAGATTTCCAGTGATTGACAGCCTTAGCAGACCTCTGAAAATCATATAGCATATCTTCTTGTTGTTCTTTACTGTAGAACTGGGTGTGTTCACCTTTGATCGCTTGTTCTACCTTGTCAAGACAGACAGAAAGTTCAACGCAATGGCTACAGGCAGATGTATGTTCATGCTCACATTTCTCTTGAAGGTCCTCATCATTAAGGTCACTATAAGGGCAAACTTGACACAATGGTCGGGGCATGTACTCTCTCCTTGTTGGCAATTTTCACGGTATTTCGTTTTCAAATACTGCTTGCCATTCTGAAGCGACTTCTTTATGTCCTCCGACCAACCTCCTTCTTGACCAATCTGGTCAAGGTCGTCCACAATTTGCTTGATTTTTTCAAAACCGGCAGATCCGTCAGTTGCGGTATTGTCGAGACCAGCTAATGACTTTTGTTGAGAGGCTTCTCGGACCTCGAGGATCCGAAACAAAGTTGCACGGCTTAGTGGCtttatctcttcttcttcttcttcttcttcttcttcttcttcttcttcttcttcttcttcttcttcttcttcgcagAACTGCAGGTACTGTTGTATCATGGTGGAGCGAGTTACTGTGCGAATTACATTGGGCATGGTCACTTGTTCGCCATTATCCAATTTCAATTATCGGGTTCCAAACGAAACGTCTTGATAAAAATATGGTCTGTTTACAAATTCTATAAAATGATCCACAAGGGCTGTGTCAAGTCGAATACGATAACTTGAAGCCTTTTCAAGGGTAAAACCTGGACCGTATTCGCGAGCATGAGCTCCTGCCCTCTTTATTTGCCACATAGTTATGCTTTCGAAGGGCTCGTGTAACTTTTGTAGCTTTTCCATAGGGTAGCGGTATGCATACAGACTTAGAATCTGGGTCTTAAGATTCCTTGTTGGAGCATTTTTGTACGCCTGCATTAGAGCAAGCAAGTTACCAGAAGGATTTTCGTTGGTCCGATCTGATAATTGAGCACATGATCTAAAAAGTTGATCCCCAGCGTTTGGTGCTATTACTGCACATACGACTTTGCATCCTTCCATAGCCTTTTCAATACATTTCCCTTTTCCACGTCCGTCGCTTCATCCCATCCAGTTTCTAACTGAAAGGTCAATGGGCTGACTTTTCCGATCTTGGTCTTTTCTGATAAACTAGCCATTGCCTCATTGTATGTCGTTATCAATGATTCTTCTCCGTCTCTTTCGTCCCCGTCTTGAGAATTTTCACTTTCTTCTCCAGACCACTCTCCGGGCGTCCAGTCCACGGGTATAATAGTACTGGATGGTGCCAAGCTAGAAGCTATCGGGGTACATTGCATCTCTGAGCTGTTCTTCAAGGCCATCGCAGCCATTTGTTTTGCCAGTCTACACAGTAtaattaacaacaaaaaaatggtcGTAAGTATGAAATAGCAACCCAGCAAGATTTTTTAACAATTTAACACTTCCACACGCATAAACACACCCtgatacaaaaaaagaaaactcgcCATAAAAAGTGTCCGCTTCATACAATTCATATTTACTATAGACATACCGGTGATTATAGACCATACTGGTTCGACTATGGTTAGCCAAATGTTGCAAAATTCAACAACTTGTACATTCATATTCAACAACTTATATTTATGTTCAACGAGATATATTTATATTCAacattttatatttatattcaaCAATATGCATTTTCGTTCAACTTCAACccaaattattttcattcaacaaaaataattattcaacttcaacccacattgttttcattcaacaaaaatagTTATTGAACTTCAACCAAAATTATTCTCATTCAAGAAAAATGTTTGTTCAACTTCAGCCCgaattattttcattcaacaaaaataattattcaacttCAACCCGAAATAATTTCATTCAACAACAAAGTTCCCGGACATTCAAAATATCGTCATTCAACAAAATTCCCCGTCCCACCACCCGAACTACCCCATTCCCTTCCCGCCTGAAAAGGAAGATTATGGACTGGAACTGGATCTTTCGTTTAGCGCCAAAAATCAAAATGGTGGCAGGAACACTGGACGAAGATTCATTATTGCACTGCTTTGAGGATGTCATAAGCTTGTTAAACGTTTGTGAAGAGGAACAAAACAGTATTTCCCGACCATTGATAGAGTGCGTGATCAATCGCTTAGAATCAGCAGcgaaatttgtggaaaacataTTACCCATTGTAAACGAGTGCAAAGGAGAGTTGACTGAGGCTGCTGGAAATTTAAGGGTTTTGTTCCACAGTTGGTGCCGAAAATTGACAGAACGGGGGCTAAGGAATACTCCAAACTGTACTCACTTAGCAGTATATCTGTTAAGTCCACCAGAACTTACTGTAAAAGGAGGACCAGGGAGACCAAAGTACGAGATCGATGAGGAGACTTTGCTACATTTCAGAGCTTTGGGATTTAAGTGGAAAGACATCGCAGAACTTCTTCTCGTTTCGCGTTGGACCCTGTGGCGACGGGTACGAGAGCTCGGTATCACTGAGGAAACTGGCTTTACAAATATCGGAAATACGGATCTTGATGATATTGTGGGAGCTTTCATGAATGTACAAGGAAGCCTAGTAGGTTATTCAATGGTTCGTGGACACTTGAGAAGTATGGGTATCAATGTTCAAAGAGAACGTATTCGAGCCAGTATTTCGCGAGTTGATCCGATCAACTGCCGTTTGAGATGGGCAACAGTGGTATCTAGGAGAGCCTATTCAGTGCCTGGCCCCAACAGTTTATGGCACATTGACGGCCATCACAGTTTGATTACGTGGGGTTTTGTTATCCATGGTTGTATAGATGGCTATTCTCGTGTAATATGTTTTTTAAAGTGTTCTACAAACAACAGAAAAGAGACCGTTGAAGGTCTTTTTCTACAGAGTGTTGAGAAGTATTCGTGGCCCTCCAGGGTACGAACTGACCATGGAGGAGAAAACGTGTTGGTATGGGATCGCATGATTGCTTTTCGAGGCCAAGATCGTGGATCCGCACTTATTGGATCTTCTACACGTAACCAGAGAATAGAGCGTTTATGGCGAGATGTGTTTCGATGTTTCGGTAATGTGTTTTACTACACTTTCAAATCCATGGAGGAAACAGGTTTGCTAGATATCACCAACCCCCTACATTTGTTTGTTCTTCACTATGTTTACTTGCCCAGAATTAACGCTGCAATTGACAGTTTTGTCGAGGCCTGGAACAAGCATCCTATAAGAACTGAAAGAAATTGGAGTCCAGAACAAATCTGGTCCAATGGGATGATAGACAGAGTCAGCGGAAGGCTTACTGCAGCGGCTGATGTTAGAAGTAATGCTAACGTCAGTGGTGATGATTATGAATGGTATGGCTTTGACCCCGATGCACCACCACCGCCAGATGATGGCCTGTCCACTGTAGAAGTCAACGAAGTCGATTTAAATTTACCAGATGTCATTATCTCTAGGCTAACAAACGAGATTAATCCACTTGAGGATTCAAGTGCTTTTGCTATAGATATATTCCAGGGGGCACTTGAATTTCTTGAAAGCTTGCTTGCCAGCCATAGTTCTCAATGAATAGTTACAAGGACTACTTATGGCTATGTGATAACCCATAATGCCTGAGACAGGTCTGCAAGGAATCATCTTACATGTAGTTGTATTCCATGTTGACAAGTTTAAAATGCCGGCCAGCATGTTTTTCATAACATCATTATGATTCCTTGCAGGTGGGTATCTTAAGGGGAATTAAACAATAGAATTTTGTTTCATGAGAAACATGTCAGTCGTTCTTTTGGAGAAAGAAGACATGGTACTTCACACATTTTAAACCTGTTAGGTACTAAATGGTACACTGAGCTTTACCATTATGGTACATTGTGCAATGGAACATCCTGCAAACTGAACTTGCTTAAAATTGTCGTGAAACTCAGACAAGTAGGTAATGATTATTGAAGCACAAATATTATAAGTAACTGTAATCCAAGATACATGTGTAGGTTGTCATTCATATTCCCTTTGATGGTTAACTGACAACTCTGTTACAATGGCCAGTGCAGACCACCTAAAAAATATATCCTTTTATAAAGACAAATACACTTTAAGTTTTTCAATTTACAGGGTAACTGAGGCATCACCCTCCCAACCTAGGTGACCCATCTTATATCTCCACCCCCATCCCAATACTCAGTTCCATTTTTAACATTCTTCACATGCAAAGCATTTGCAGAGGAAAACTATTGTTCATGTCAGTCCACTTATCTCAATTATTAAAGAACAAGTCAATAAACATTCATTGTTCTTACTTTACTAGTTACTTTGTATGTCATTTTCCATAATGAAATAAGGAAAGGCACTTTATGTATGACAAAACATAAGTAATTTAATAATATCATTCCCAAGAATCACTACCTAACATAAATATCAGTTTAACAACTAGGAAAGGTAACACAACCAAATTTGTCAACAAATAAAAACATCAACACAACTGTGACAACCTGCGATGCTGAGGAAAAGCAGCACAACATAAATAGATCAGTTTTGTGTGTTTTTGCTACTCATGGAAATACAGTCAAATGCCAACATTAGGTCAACCTTAACTATTCACTTTACAGTTCCATTTTAGATAACAGTACTGTACACATGTTCCTAGCAACTCAAAAATTATCTCAGAGGCAAATCTAACAGTAACCAAACAGCATGCTTTCCATTGGTCTTGCAAGCATAAGAGCACCTAAAATGTATTAAGGTAATTGCTGGTGTTCACACTGAGGTAAAAGACTTTCCAGATGAACAAAAGGCTGAATTCAAAGAAAGCTCATACAGACCATAAGAGGCAAAATGATTAGGCATTAACAATGTAAAGGTGCATGTTGATGAAGAGATGTAATTTTCACCATGAAAATTTACATTTATTGCAAAGTTCTGTACTGAAGGCATCATCTTGCTTCCAGTGCAGTACTGCATTAATTGCATCAACCTGGCACTTGATGACTGGTTAACAAATCTGGTCATCATCATCTTGGTTTCCTGTGCTCGGTCACTTAATTCATCTGGATACTTGAGGCAATCTTTCACTGTGGCTGGTGTCAGTTTAACAGGTTTAAAGGTGAACACACTTTCAAACAGATTTGGGTGCTTAGACATCTCATCAAGAACACCAAGGGTCGTCAATCCATTTCTCAACTGATCCAAAGCCATTTTTCGTTTTGAAATGACCTCGTACATAACTATTGATTGTATTATTTTCCCTTTGGCAGACATctgaaacaaaacataatatCAAGAGCAATGTTCAAGCAAAGGGAAATTTTACAATTGTCTTAACTTgtagcaaacaaaagaaaacaggcAGGCACTTTGCTGGCTtcaaacaaatcacttaataaaATTGGTAGCAAATGAAGTATGCAATTATATAAACCTTCTCAATGTTAAATGAGGTGTCTTATTTGAGAGGAAACAATAACCATTTCTGGTCCCATTATAATAGGTTCTGATCTATTGGAGCTACTATATAACCATGCCATAAACAGTTCCCATTAGCCACAATCCCTTCTTTGACAGTGCTGTAATCTCTGAGCATGTGTAACAAGAAACCTGGAAATTTCTGCATGGCTTACACTTTCTCGTCATCTAAAGAATGGGTTGTGTATTTTTTACAAATACCAGGGGTGGCATGCATCACCGAGCAAATAATGAAAGTACATTCAAAGTATATCCTACCTGTAGAACACTTGTCTCTCCACAATTAGCCACCAGATTAATTACTTCATCATTCTTGGCTAGCTCTCTCAGCTCATTATCATCATTGACATCAATTACCTTTGAATGAATCAGCAGAAATGGAAATAATCATTATCCATATGACTAGAAATGAACATGTACTGGTGGATAGGTGAAAGATAGGCCCTTTAATACCTTTCAGCAAGCCTGGCCAGAAAACCCTCATGGGTAACATTTTTCATGTGCACATGCACTTCAGTGACCAGAGTACATGGTTTTAAATTTCTGTGATCTTGAATGTTGACCAATGCACCTTCACAACTGcagtttttcattatttctaTTGTGTCTAGTACAGAAACTCGGAGACCAGGAAATGTGACACCACTATTTCAGAACACTCACTACATAAATTGTCTAGAAATGTAAAGGAAGCTGCACAATATTACTGGTTGCTCAACCAAGTTGAACAGTGGACAGTTTTAAAGGATGTCTGTGTGCAGTGTAAACTTACTGTATTTACTGGGgttttaaatgaaatctttgctttacTTAAAAATAGACCCGACATACTGGGCATGTACCTGCAAGACTATATTCCTGGAAGATGGATCTGGAATATCCCAAACATCACAGTACGCAAATGCACACATGACATCTCCAGTCACAAGGTAATAGAAACATGGCAGGGCCAAACATGGAAATCCAGGGCCTCCTTGCACAAGTGAGTGGGCTATCATTTTTCCAACCATTTCAAACATTCCACTCATAACTGCCTGTGGTTGGTAGCTTGGCACTTTGTGGGCTTCTTCTCCTTCAAACAGCAGCAGTAGCTTGCCCTGTACTAATCCTTCAAATAAGTCAGAATAAAAGTGTCTCAACACTCCACCACTGTCTATGGCAGGCTGCCCTCGAAAGGTAATTCTCAAAGGACAGGAAGAATCAAACTGAATGGACTTGTAATAGGCCACTGCATCTTCAATCAAATCATCTTCATCCACTtctagtttctttctttttcctgtcAACTTTCTTCCCAGAATATTGATGATCTGCACTAATGATTCACATTCTGCGGTATTGCAGTCTTCTTGAAGGGAATCCCCTTCAAGAAGAGCATCTGCTGCTGAATTGAGACCACCAAATTCGAGAAGTGCATTGTTAAGGACTTCATCACTCGCAGCTGGCAGCAGTTCTCGCAGTGTTGCCTTGTCACTCTGGCTGCTTGGACTGGAAATGGAGAACACATCATTTCTAAGCGAATCAGCAGAAGTAGATGCCCCAGATGCACTTGCATTATCTGTGTTAGTAAGGCCATTGTCAAATAGTCTACAGTCTGCAGATGAATTAGCTGGTGCACTTTCAGATTTCCTGGGCAAGGAATTCATTAGGAAATCTGAGGAGAAGGGTGATGTCATCAAGTCCTCATTGTCCTCAACTTTAGTCACTGAGGGCGATGGTTCATCACACGCTTCTATGACTTCTCTCAACACATTTAAACGAACATAAAGCTTTCCTTGGCCACATAACTCTTTCACGTGTTTATAATTCCATTCGAGAGATTTGTTTACAATGGGGGTAGTAACTTTGTTGCGCTCTCGCTTGACAAAATCAAAATGATCTGGTCTGACGAACGGGAATCGCTGCTCCAGTACCTCTGTTATACTCTTTCTGATTTCCGTTTTCGACTGGCCTGCTCCCAGCTCAAAGTAACCTTTCAGTAGGATCATATCGTCGCTAACTGCGTAATCAGGAACAAAGCCATTTTCATCGAGATCGTCGGGCTTGTCAAGGAGATAAACAGCTTTCGGGTGGAACTCTTGCCTgacttgtttcttttgtttacccTTGAGGCGCCATGGATGATTCGTTGCGGCTGCAGGCCTCTTTTTTCCCGTCTGCCCAGCCtgagaagaagacgaagaagaagacgGACCCAGGGTGGCAGTGGCGGGAAACGATGGAACGATACCCGGGGCGATGGAATTTGTCACCTCTCGGCTTGCGGATCGAGCTGAACTCGCTATAAGGTCGCGAGTTCTCATTAACAACGAGGTATTACTTCCTGACCGTTGAAGAGCAATCTCATTTCGAACACATTCTCTCACAATTTGTGTCAATTCTTCCGTAACATCGCGCCCTGCTCCGTCTTCCGACGCCATCTTTATTTCAAGAACCTTGCGCGGCGAGGGGGACTGGATCCGTAATACAGCGTATTTAACTGGGGACAGGACGGGGAATTTTGTTGAATGACGATATTTTGAATGTCCGGGAACTTTGTTGTTGAATGAAATTATTTCGGGTTGaagttgaataattatttttgttgaatgaaaataattcGGGTTGAAGTTGAACGAAAATGCATATTGTTGAATATAAATGTAAAATGTTGAATATAAATATATCTCGTTGAACATAAATATAAGTTGTTGAATTTTGCAACATTTGGCTAACCATATTATTCGACGTGTATACCCGTgttatttttttgagaaattgtGTGCACAAGACTTCACAAGTACTTGCAATGGCAATTAAAATGAGTTAACATTTCAGTGTTTTATTTAAAGGTATTCAAACACACCTTGTCTCTTCATGTTCTCCTAATTTCTCGCTCTCAGTGTTTTCCTCCAGCCAACGTTTATTTTCCTCATATTTTTGTCTTTGCTTCTTGACACAAGTAGTGCAAATTGCTGTGCATTAAAAAGTATCACAATGATGAATTTGACTTTTAGTCAAAGTCGATTCGTAGCGTAAAActtatttttagaaccaacacTGATTCTGATCTATCGGATTGATAATTGACAACTGGCAAAATAAACTCAAAACAGTTTTTAATCTCCCGGTTAGGTCTTGAGGTGTCGGAAAAATAGTTTTCAGGATATAGCATATAGCAGGTTTTCAAATACAAAATCCCTGATAGTCACAAAAAAGGGTTTTTAAAGAAGGGGAACATTGCCAAGTTTTTCGCATAATTTTGCGGGTCACGTGCATCTAGGCTACTTATCTCTTACTTTGAAAAATAGAACGCTATGAAGCAACGTAAAAAATAGACAGTTCTGTAAAGACATTCTAAGTACCTTTTACATCTCGCAAAAATCCAGGAATATTTGTGTATTTTTGAACATCTGTGTTGTAACAAATATACTTGTCCTAATTATACTAACGCGCTTGACCAAACAATGTAAAACAAGAATGTTCATTTCATACCTGTTATTTACTCAATCCAAGATTTCTACACTTACATCGTGGCACTGTTGCCAAAAAATATAACTCGTTATGATATAAATAGCCGGAAAAATAAACACCTTATGGAATGATTCTCTTTCAAGGTTTTACAACAACGTTGAATGGTTATTCCCTCGACCTTCTCTTTTAGTCTTTATTTATAATTAGATTTACAGTTTGTTATACAATTCGGAATACTTGACCATGACATTTACCTTGGTTTTATGAGTTCTTTTATTCTATTGAAAGTTAAAAAGTAAAGGCGCCTCACATACGTCGGTTCTTCGAAATGATCATTTCATAACTATCTGAAAGACAAACCTTTTTAAACCCCCTCTTCATCAGtactccgttttacgggtatttaaagctacttgaAGCTACACGGAAAGAATTTGTCACACCTGGCCATGGGCATCAATGTCGAGACCTCTCACTCAGAAGACCCCAAGGGCTACGCAATAACCAACTGTGCCAATCGTTGCTcctcaaaaaagggaaaacgtAAAATATTGTGTAGTAGAATGCTTACCTGACCCAATGGGAATTGTGATTccaaaaattgcgtgaatatTTTTGGACATCTCCAAGTTGATAACATGATCATTTTTTAGCTTTTTCCTCGCTCCTGAATGAAGAGGATATCGACATGTCCTCAAAGGACGCCAGTTGCGACCCAAATTATGTCTGTGTTTTGGACACACGAACATTTCTTCTTCCCGGTGTGGTGGCACATCGAATAGCCCCGCCCTGACTAGTATCAGTTCGTACTCCATCATTCCAGATAGTTTTGAAAGATGGCATGTCTTCAAGTGGAACGTTATATCTTCCCGGCATTCTCGCAACCTACAAACTGTATCCGAACCTCGAAAACCTCCACAACTAGATTTTCTGAAGCCCGAGAAAGAACACTTTACTGTATCAGTAGCCATGTTACcccttgtttgttttgtgtcCAGTCCAGGAGGACTGGGGATGAAATACAAAGTCACGCATATCTCAACTTTAATCTGAACTGCGTTAAATCGCTTTGTTAGCGACTCATCACGttttatttgcaaagaaaagtGTTTTATTTGCCTTAGAAATTTCACCGCGATGTCTTGTAGAGTAATCACAATGAACAAGATTGCATCCAACTAATTTTAGCAAAAGACCTTTCAGGACGGTGTCACGAACCAGTCACGCTCGCGGATACTGCCATTTTATAAACCAGATAACTTCTTAAAACGCACCAAGGACATGGAATCAACGGCCAATATAGTTTCAAATGATTtagaaataactttaaaatgtGAAAAAACTTGGATAAGACCCATCAAGCCATCAAATGAAGTTGGACTCTGACAAGCACATCGACAAGGCGAGTGTTCGTTAATTATCAGGTTTacgaaatttctggaaattcaAACGGCGGTCTATTCTGAAAACGTGGAGAGCACAAAAATGTTATTCCTTGTTGAGTTTTATTATCATTCCTAGATTCTATTCATGCAGATAGCGAAGTTCAGACAGGTGccacactttttaaaattacccTCAAAGTTGAGCTACTTTCGTGTTTTGATGGAAAGCCGAAAACACGTGCTGGGGAAAAAATCATTGCCGttgaaatatataaataattcGGAACTGTGTTATGGCTAGGAAATCTACAGTGGTGTATCTGTATACGGAAAAGAAAATCAGTCTTTTTGAGCCAGGTGTTTGTTTTCTAGAGTGCGGTCAATATTagcaatttttgcagtttgaAAGACTATGGCGCCGGCGCTGACCGcccggaaattcaaaaattcGTAAAAAAAGTATTTATCACTTTCGGTCAAACGAAATGCATTTTTGCAACTACTAAGGTGGAGGCTTTAATATCCCAGAATATaaggaaaattaattttttga
Encoded here:
- the LOC137968403 gene encoding uncharacterized protein; this translates as MVAGTLDEDSLLHCFEDVISLLNVCEEEQNSISRPLIECVINRLESAAKFVENILPIVNECKGELTEAAGNLRVLFHSWCRKLTERGLRNTPNCTHLAVYLLSPPELTVKGGPGRPKYEIDEETLLHFRALGFKWKDIAELLLVSRWTLWRRVRELGITEETGFTNIGNTDLDDIVGAFMNVQGSLVGYSMVRGHLRSMGINVQRERIRASISRVDPINCRLRWATVVSRRAYSVPGPNSLWHIDGHHSLITWGFVIHGCIDGYSRVICFLKCSTNNRKETVEGLFLQSVEKYSWPSRVRTDHGGENVLVWDRMIAFRGQDRGSALIGSSTRNQRIERLWRDVFRCFGNVFYYTFKSMEETGLLDITNPLHLFVLHYVYLPRINAAIDSFVEAWNKHPIRTERNWSPEQIWSNGMIDRVSGRLTAAADVRSNANVSGDDYEWYGFDPDAPPPPDDGLSTVEVNEVDLNLPDVIISRLTNEINPLEDSSAFAIDIFQGALEFLESLLASHSSQ